CGCACCTCCACCTCCGCCACCCCGTCGAGGATCACATAGGCCGCCTCGCCCAGTTCCCCTTGCCGCATCAGCCGGACCCCCGCCGGAAAAGTGACCCTGTCGGCGGTAAAGGCCAATAACATCAACTCCGACCCCGATAATCCTTCAAAGAACGGTACTCGGCGCAGCACTTCGGCTTCCTGGCGCAACTCGCTGCCTGCGCCTTCTTCCGTCGGAGTCTCGCTACGGGTGGGCGGCGGCAGAGTCGGGGCGCCGCCTTCAGTTTCTTCAACCAGACGCCCCTGGCTCATTCGGAACGTTCGATCAAAAACCTGTCCATCCTCCAGATCGTTGGCGACCCAAAGCATCCCCCGGCCCGCCATCTCGCCGCGCAGGTCCCGGCTCAGGGCCGAGCGGGTATCACTGTCAAAGATGGAGAAGGCATCATTGAGCACCATGAAGGCCGGTTTCTTTAGCAAGGAGCGGGCCAAGGCAAGCTTCTGTCGCTGCACCGGCGACAGGCGCCGTCCTCCGACACCCACGTCGGTCTCCAGCCCGGCCTCGACGATCGCGCTATGCAGGCCGCGATCTTCCACCACCTCGGACAACACGTCACCGATGCCGTCCATGCCATTCCCCCCGGAGTCGCCCACCCGCCCGAACAACAGATTGTCGCTGATGGATCCGGCGCGGCTGTAGCGCTCCAACTGGTAGAACTCCACCAGCCCCTCCCCCTTGGACGGCAAGAATTCCGGCAACCGCCGACGGGCCTCAAGAATTTTGGCCTCCGCCTCCTCATCGATGATTCCCAATCGATGGCGGGCCGGGGTCAGGCGCAGGGTCAAGGACAGCAGCAACGTCCGGTCTTCTTCGTTCAGGGCTGCAACACCGTCGCTCTTGGCCAGACTGACCACCCGCTTGAGATCGGCCAGGTCTTCTTGATCAATGAACGAGAATCGCTCGAAAAACTCATGGCCTGGCGGCAAGTCCCGGAAAATCTCCCCCATCAGCGCCGCGACCTTGACTCCCTTCTCCAGCATCTCGGTACGCAGGTTCAAGGCGTCCAACATGGCCAGCACCCCGGCATGAGTGGCCATGGCCTCGGGTTGCAGTTCCGGTACCAGGGGCGCGCCGAACAGGATATTCTCGGCCACCGAGGCATTGTGATTGAAGCGATCGCTGCGGAATACCTCGAACCGGTCAGCCAAGGGGGAGTCATCCAGTCGCCGATGGATCTCCGCGCGGGCTTCCAAAACCTTGGTCTCGAAAGATTCCGATGCGCCGCCGTCAACCACCCTACGCAGACCGAGACTGAAAACGTCGTCCTCCAATCCCGTATGGCGCAGGGCACGGATGGCCAATCGGGTCAGGCTGTCGTCCTCATCGGTTTGCAAACGACCGGCGCCCAGCCAGTCACCCTCTATCGAATAGAGGCTGTTGCCCGAAGCGAGGCTCTCGTCGTCGGTTTCGTCATTGGCGGGTGGCCCCTGCATCAGGCCATAGAACAAATTCTCGCGGATGGTTCCGGAACGCACGAAGGCTTCGGGGTCCACATAGGCCATATGGCGGCCCAGGGCGGCGTCGGGGATGCTGTCTAAAGTTTGATCGCCGATGGTCACACGTCCCCGGGACGGCGCCAACAGGCGGGTCAACACCAGCGCCAGCTCCGTTCGCCCGCCGCTACTGGGTCCCAACAGGGCCGCATGCTGATCGGGGGCCAAATCCAGAGTGGCCCCATCAATGACCCGGGTGCCGTCTTCTTCCACCAGCGCGATATTGCTGGCTTGAACCGGGCCGAAGGCAGGAAGATCTGCCCCTTCCTTGGCCTCGATCAGCGTTTCGGCGAGCATGCCCGGTGGATCGAACTGTTCGACCACCTGATTGAACTTGATCCGCGAATCTTCGAGCTTCTGATAGTAGTTCAGCAGTTCCTTCCAGGGCGCCGAGATATCTTTGTAGGCGGCCAGCACCGCCACCAGGGCGCCGAAGGACAGATCCCCCTTGATCACCAGATAGCCGCCGATGGCATAGAAGAAAAATGGTGTCAGCTGATTGAGGAAGTTGTTGAGAAACTTGATGAAGAATTTGGTCTTGTACAGGTCGGCGCGGATGCGGAACAGTTCCCCCAGGCGATGGCTGAAGTCGGCCAATTCGAATTGCGCCGTGCCATGCACATGGATCTCCCGCGCCCCCGCCACCGTCTCGCCGATGCGTTCCGACAGCTTGCGCGCCTTGGCCACCCTTTGCTTGGCCAGCATGTTGACCTTGCGTTGCAGCTTCGGGATCACATAGGCCTGAATGGGATATAGCGAAATGGCGGCGGCGCCGAGCAACGGATCTTGCACAAACATGAACACCAAGATGGTCAGCAAGGTGCCGCCCTGGAAGGCGGGCAGCGAGATGGCTTCGCCGAAGAAGCCGCCCACCTGCTCGGTTTCCTGCACCACCATGGCCACCACCTCGCCTGACGAGACGGTGCGGAAGTGCGGCTGTGGAAAACGCAATACCCGATGCAATAGCATGTATCGGAATCGGCGCAGCACCCGTTCAGCCATCACCCCGCGATAGACATTGATGAAGTATTTCAGGCCGCCGTTGATCAAGACCATGGTCAGGAACAGGCCGGACAAAACGAACAGATAGGGGATCTGCTCAAAGGTCTGGCCCATGAACGCCACCGGCTTTCCATCACCGCCGATGGCCTCGTTGATGATGGTTTTGGGCAGCTCCAGGTAAAAATACAGCACTGGCAGCGAGACCGCCGTCACCGCCAGAAGCAATATCTGCTGCGGTGTGCTGTATTTGAGGATAAAGGCGAAAAGTCCCTTGTTCATGGCCGCCGTCCTCCCGATCACGAAATGCTTATCAAGATTTGTATGTGAAAGCGGCGCCCGGGTCCACATAATGACCCATGAACCCGATCACATTCAGGAAACCCATGCGCGCCCGACTTGCCCAGTTCTTGTTCGGTGACCCACCACAAGGCCAATTGCCGGAGCGGGTTTGCCGCGCCATTGAGCGTCAACAGCACGGCAGCGAGATTCTCATTGCCTGGGTGCAACTGACCATCATCACCTTTTTCGGCGTGCTATACGCCATTGCCCCCAAGGGCTTCATGAATACGGAATTCGCCCCGGTGCCCTGGGCCATCGGGGCCTTCTTTGCTTTTTCCGTGGTGCGCCTGGCGCTGATCCACAATGGGTTCTCGGGGCGGGGAATTTCCCTGGTCGGGGTGGTGGTGGATATCCTGCTCCTGATGGCCTTAATTTGGGTATTCCATATCCAATACATGCAGCCCGCGCCGTTCTATCTAAAAGCCCCGACTCTGCTCTATGCCTTCATCTTCATCACCTTGCGCGCCTTGCGCTTCGATCCGCTGTTCGTGGTGGTTGGCGGCGTGACCGCGGCCCTGGGATGGGCCGGGCTGGTGATTTACGCCATAGGCGACTCCGCCGATGGCATGGGGGTCATCACCCGCAATTTCGTTGAATACACCACCGGTCATTGGGTGCTGATCGGCGCCGAGGTGGACAAGATCTTCGTCATCCTGACCGTCACCGGCGTGCTGGCTCTGACTTTGGTGCGGGCCAAGCGGCTGCTCTATGGCGCCGTGTCGTCGGAAACCACGGCCAAGGACTTGTCGCGTTTCGTCACCCAAGAGGTCGTCGACCGAGTCACCCATGCGGACAGCGAGATTCAACCGGGCAGCTGCGAAATGCGCACCGCTTCGGTATTGTTCACCGACATCGAGGGATTCTCGACCATTGCCGAGAAAATCACCCCGCCGCAATTGATGAGTGGACTGAACGACTATTTCGCCACCCTGTCGGATATTATCGAGGCCCATGAGGGTGTCATCGATCAGTATCAGGGCGATGCCCTGCTGGTGACCTTCAATGCCTCGCGTCCCGATGCGGACCATGCCCGCCACGCGCTGGAAGTGGCCCTGGCCATTCAGGAAACGGTGGCCGAGCGCAGGTTCGGCGACCGGAACCTGCGCTTTCTCACCCGCTGTGGAATCAACACCGGTGAGGTGGTGGTTGGCGCCTTCGGGTCCCGGGACCGGCTGCTGTTCACTGTCCACGGAGACGAGGTCAACGTGGCCGCCCGCCTGGAACAGATGAACAAGCAATATGGGACCTATGTTCTGGCCACGGAGTCCACTCTTACCGCCGCTGGAAACGGGTTCCATGTGGCGCCCAAGGGCGAGGTGACGGTCAAGGGCCGCTCGGCCCCCACTCAGTTCTCGGCCGTCACGCGAGAGAAATGACCTGTCCCGGTTGGGCGAATCCCTTGAAGCCGTCAGCCCCCGGCAAGCCTCCGTCGTTGTAGTGATATAGCCACATGCGTTCGCGCCAGACTTCGGGCAGGGTCAGGAGACGGTGGTAATGGGCGTGGGCCCCGGACTCGCAATTCACCAGGGTTTCACAATCCTGCAAAATCACATCCGCCTCCTCGTAGAAAGGAGCCAAGGTTTCGGGATGGAACATACTGTCCGTTGTCAGCAAGGTACGGCGGTTATTGATGGCCATCATCAGACCATAGGAATGTGATTGCTGATCCCCGCAGATGAAATGGGGCAACCGTACCAGACGGCACGCCAGACCTTGCCATTGAAATGTTCCGCCGGACGGCAAGGAATGCAGCGTGAAATAGGTCTCCAGGTCGGCCTTGCCGAACTTCAGGCCTTCCAACCCAGCTTGCAGGCAATGGGTCCAAAGCTCATCCACCAGGCTTTCATGAATGAATAGGTCCGGTGGCGCGCAATCTGGATCGAAATAGCGGCGGAAGGCAAGCCATTCCAGGCCGCCCACATGGTCCGCATGCAGATGGCTGATGTAAAGGGCATCCACATTTGTATGGTCGAGCCCCTGGGCCTTCATGGACCAACGGATGTCGCTGCCACAGTCCAGGAGCAGGCCGCGACGATTAACAGGATCATCGGGAATCGGTGATGCTTCCACGAACATATTGCTCTGGAAGTTGCCGTCGGCGACGGTAAAGGCCGCGCCGGTGCCGAGAAAGGTCAGCTGCATGATGGGCTGCTGTCCAATTGTTTCACCTACTGATGATATGGGTCTGCCGCGTCCCGGAGTCCATCGCCAAGGAAATTAAACGCCAAAACTGTAATAACAACAGGGACAACGGGCATCATCAACCAAGGATAAAGCACCACTGCCTCGATATTTTGCGCTTCGGTCAACAACACGCCCCAACTGGTCACCGGCGGACGCAGACCCAATCCCAAGAAGCTCAGGGCCGTTTCACCGAGGATCATGGTCGGCACGGCCAGGGTCAGCGAAGCAATCAAATGGCTGAGGAAGTTGGGCAGCAAATGCCGGCCAATCACCCGCGAGGGAGGCGCGCCCATCATCTCGGCGGCGGTCACGTAGTCTTCCTCTTTGAGCGATAGCAGCTTCGACCGCACGGCACGGGCCAGCCCCGGCCAGTCCAAGAGTCCCAGGATCAAGGTGATACAGAAATAGACCCAGACTGGGTTCCAGTTGATCGGCACCGCCGCCGACAAGGCCATCCACAAGGGCAGTTCGGGCAGGGAGCGAAGAATTTCGATCATCCGCTGGATGACATTATCCACCCAGCCGCCGAAATATCCGGCCATGCCGCCCAGAGTAATGCCGAGAATAAAGCTGACGGTGATGCCCAACAGGCCGACGGATAGCGAGATCCGCGCGCCAAAAATCAGCCGCGAGAACATGTCCCGGCCCAACCGATCGGTGCCGAGCAGGAACAAGGTACTGTCCTTGGGGGCACAAACCAGATGAAAGTCCATCGGGATCAGGCCCCAGAACTCATAGGGATCGCCGCGGCAGAAGAAGCGAAGCCGGTCGATCTTATCCGGGTTGGGGGTGTACTCCCGCTTCAGGGTTTCCATGTTGAGCCGATAGTCGAGGCCATAGACAAACGGCCCGACAAAGGCGCCCTTGTCGAATAGATGAATGCCCTGGGGCGGGGCATAGATGAAGTCGGTATTGCGCGTATGCAGGCTATAGGGCGCCAGCATCTCCGATATGAGGACGGAGAAATACATGAGCACCAGCACCAGCCCGGAGCCCACGGCCAGGCGGTGCCGTTTCAGCCGCCACCACATCATCTGCCACTGGGAGGCCATGTAGAGCCGTTCCTGTTCCTTGCTCAGGGTCGGATCGACCTGCGGAACAAAAGGCTCGTCGGAGACGTAATGGGGCAGGCGTTCGGTCATTTGGCCTTCCCCCCGGTCAGTCGGATGCGCGGATCCAGCACCGCAAGCAACACATCGGAAATGAACATGCCGAAAACGGTCAGCACCGCCAGCAGGAACAGGAACGATCCGGCCAGGTAGATATCCTGACTCTGCAGGGCCTGCAACAAGATCGGCCCGGTGGTCGGCAAGGACATGACCGTGGAAACGATCACCGCGCCGGACACTACCTGCGGCAACAGGTTGCCGATATCGGCAACGAAGGGATTCAGAGCCATGCGCAGGGGGTATTTGACCAGCAGTTTGCCCGGCGACACACCTTTGGCCCGAGCCGTCACCACATACTGCTTATGCAGTTCATCCAACAGGTTGGCGCGCAGCCGACGGATCATTCCCGCCGTGCCCGCCGTGCCGATGACCACCACCGGCACCCAGAGATGCTCCAGCACGCTCAGGGCCTTGGCGACGCTCCAGGGTTGACCGATGAAGGTTGGGTCCATCAGCCCGCCGATGGAGGTGCCGAACCAGACATTGGCAAAATACAGCAAGACCAGGGCAAGCAGGAAATTAGGCGTGGCCAATCCAAGGAATCCCAGGAACGACAGGCCATAGTCGGTCCAACTGTATTGGTGCGTGGCCGAATAGACGCCGATGGGGAAGGACACCAGATAGATGAAGATGATGGTCGCCACGTTCAGCAGGATCGACAGCGGCACCCGGTCGCCCACCACATCCACCACCGGCAGATTATATTCGAACGAATAGCCAAAATCCCCCTGAAGGATGCCCAGCATCCAATCCACATATTGCTCCACCGGCCCTTTGTCGAGGCCATACTGGGCGCGCAGGAACTCGATTTTTTCCGGCGAAACCATCTCGCCCTGGCTCTCCAACTCGGCGATATAAGCCGAGATGAAATCCCCGGGCGGTAGCTGAATGATGACGAAAATAAGGGCGTTGATCACCAACAAGGTGAAAATCATCCCGAGCAGGCGACGGACCAGATATCCAGCCATTATTGCCCCCCCTCACCCGTATCGGTGAACCAGAAGGTATCGGGCCGGTGAATGCCCAAGTGCGCGCCCGGGTCCCAGCCATAGGTCGCCTCTTGGGGCACGTTGCGCAGCTTGTCCGACACCACCACCGGCTGAAACACGCCCGCCACCGTACCGATGGTCAAGGCCTCCGATGCATAGAGGTCCAGCATGCGGCGCCAGATCTTATGCCTTTCCTCGGTGGTCTTGGAGACGATCCATTGGTTGTAGAGATCCATCAATTCCGCCGCCGGGGCATAATCGATGGGTTCACCCGCATGACCCTTGGTCTCGAAATACTGCCCCCACTTGGGCCAGATCAGCTTATTTTGATTCACCGGGGCCAGTTCGTTGGGCGCCATGTCCGGGGTTACCAGGGCATTGTCCAGCCCCCACCAGACGCTCATGGTGGTGGCGCCGGAAAATACCCGGTTGCGCAGCAATTCCCGTTGCAAAGGCTTGGGATAGAGCTTCACGCCAACCTTTTGCCAACTGTCGCCGATCAGCGACAGAACGTCGGTCTGCTCGACGCTTTCTCCGGCGGTTTCGACAACAATTTCCAATGGCTGACCATTGGACAACAGGCGGATGCCGCGGTCATCCCGTTCGGTCAGGCCCAACCCATCGAGCATCTTGTTGGCTGTATCCATGTCGAACTGGGCCCAGGCGGTGGCACAGTCTTCATGATAGAGCGGGCTTTGCGGCAGGGTGTTATCGCAGATTTCCAGGGCCAACCCGTAATAGATCACCTGATTGATCTCGTGCCGGTCGATGGCCATGGACAGGGCCCGGCGAAAATCGCTTTGCCGCATCAGTTCCCGCCATACCGGGTCTTTGGTGTTCAGATTGGGATAGAGCGCCACCTGCGACCCGTTGGTACGGCGCCACAAGAGCACCCGGTAGCCGTTACGCTTTTCCCCCTGCTTGAGGAAGGTGTAATTATTGAACGACAAATACCGAGCCTGAAGGTCCACATCCCCTGCCCCAACCTTGGCCGGGATCAACTTCTTATCGGAGATGGACATGATCACCCGGTCGATGTAGGGCAGTTGCCGCCCAGCCTCGTCGATCCGGTGATAGAAAGGGTTGCGCTCGAAAATGAAGCGGTCCGACGGCGGCTTGGTGCGCAGGACCCAAGGCTGCAGAGTCGGCAGATCCGGGTTGGAGGTCTTGTACATGCGCCCCATGCGGAACTGCAAGGCCACCCAGTTACGCTGTTTTTCATTTTTAACCAGTTGTTCCAAGGCGTCCGGTTTCTGGTACTTCTTGTGAAAGGACTTCAGGTAATGGGCTGGAGCAAAAAGGTATAAAGGCCGCGCACCGGCCAGCATGGACAGAAATCGGGGATTGGGCTTGTCCCAGCTATAGCGAACGGTGGTTTCATCGAGAAACTCCACACGCGGCGGCTGGCCGTCCACCGCCAACATCTGCGGCGGACCGTTGGGGGACATTTCCGGATTGTTGGCGATATCTTCCCACCAGTAGCGGAAATCCTCGCTGGTGAAAGGATGGCCGTCGGACCATTTGTGGCCGGGCCGCAGGTGGAAGGTGAACACCCGACCGTCCGCCACATCGACCTTTTCCAGCAAATCCGGCTTGATATCGAAATCCGTGTCATAGCCCACCAGCCGCGCATAGCCGTAAACCACCATCATGCGGGTGTCCTTGGCTCGGCCCATGAGGGTACGCAGGGTACCGCCGTGGCGTCCCGGCTGGTCGTCACCGGTCAGCTTGACCACCGAGGGCACGCTCGGCAGCCGCTCGCCCACCGGTGGCATTGTTCCCGCCGCCACCGGCTCGACCAGCATGGGGGTTTCCACCAGTGCCCGCGCCGGAGTAGCCAGGACGATCAAGGACAAGGCCAGTAGAGAGCCAAGACGCATCATGCGGCGACCTCCGACCTGTCACCGGTCACCAGCACCCGATGGCCATCGCCCACGGTCTGCATGAGTCCGGACATATCCCCCTGCAAGGCATAGGGCTTGGGCCAGGATTCCGGATCCGATCCGCTGCCTTCGGCCTCGCCGGCGAAAGCACTGAGCCAGGCCGAGCCCCGGTCCGCATCGGGCACCGCCGCCAACAAGGTGCGGGTATAGGGATGTCGGGGATCTTCATAAATGGCGTCTGTCGGCCCCTCTTCCACCACCCGACCCTTGCACATGACGAGGATCCTGTCGCAGAGATAACGCACCACCGCCAGATTATGCGACACGAACAGGTAAGTCAGGTTGAGCTCGTTCTGTAAATCCTTGAGCAGGTTCAGCACCTGTGCCTGTACCGATACATCCAAGGCCGAGACCGGTTCGTCGCAGAGCAATAGGTCCGGCTGCAAGGCCAAAGCCCGGGCGATGCCGATCCGTTGCCGCTGGCCGCCGGAGAAGCTGTGCGGATAGCGGTTGAGGAAGCGATGATCGAGCCCCACGGCGCTCATCAGTTCCTTGACCATGTCCATACGATAGGCCTTGTCCCCCAGGCCATGAATTTCCAACGGCTCGCTGATCAACCCGAACACCGTCATGCGCGGGTCCAGGGAGCTGGCCGGATCCTGAAACACATACTGCATGCGCCGCCGATAGGGGATCATCTTCTTGTCGTTGAGCGCCAACAGGTCCACCGGTTCGCCGTGATCATCAAAGCACAGCGCACCGCCATTGGGCTGCAAGGCCCGCATGATGATCTTGCTGACCGTGGTCT
The sequence above is drawn from the Magnetospira sp. QH-2 genome and encodes:
- a CDS encoding ABC transporter transmembrane domain-containing protein, encoding MNKGLFAFILKYSTPQQILLLAVTAVSLPVLYFYLELPKTIINEAIGGDGKPVAFMGQTFEQIPYLFVLSGLFLTMVLINGGLKYFINVYRGVMAERVLRRFRYMLLHRVLRFPQPHFRTVSSGEVVAMVVQETEQVGGFFGEAISLPAFQGGTLLTILVFMFVQDPLLGAAAISLYPIQAYVIPKLQRKVNMLAKQRVAKARKLSERIGETVAGAREIHVHGTAQFELADFSHRLGELFRIRADLYKTKFFIKFLNNFLNQLTPFFFYAIGGYLVIKGDLSFGALVAVLAAYKDISAPWKELLNYYQKLEDSRIKFNQVVEQFDPPGMLAETLIEAKEGADLPAFGPVQASNIALVEEDGTRVIDGATLDLAPDQHAALLGPSSGGRTELALVLTRLLAPSRGRVTIGDQTLDSIPDAALGRHMAYVDPEAFVRSGTIRENLFYGLMQGPPANDETDDESLASGNSLYSIEGDWLGAGRLQTDEDDSLTRLAIRALRHTGLEDDVFSLGLRRVVDGGASESFETKVLEARAEIHRRLDDSPLADRFEVFRSDRFNHNASVAENILFGAPLVPELQPEAMATHAGVLAMLDALNLRTEMLEKGVKVAALMGEIFRDLPPGHEFFERFSFIDQEDLADLKRVVSLAKSDGVAALNEEDRTLLLSLTLRLTPARHRLGIIDEEAEAKILEARRRLPEFLPSKGEGLVEFYQLERYSRAGSISDNLLFGRVGDSGGNGMDGIGDVLSEVVEDRGLHSAIVEAGLETDVGVGGRRLSPVQRQKLALARSLLKKPAFMVLNDAFSIFDSDTRSALSRDLRGEMAGRGMLWVANDLEDGQVFDRTFRMSQGRLVEETEGGAPTLPPPTRSETPTEEGAGSELRQEAEVLRRVPFFEGLSGSELMLLAFTADRVTFPAGVRLMRQGELGEAAYVILDGVAEVEVRTADGPKVVARRVKGDLVGELALLCETPRTATLRAEEEVQALRINQDVFFKLIEENPGLTVNLLRIISRRFEAMMRDMSGGTSLFDAETRLPNRANLEARLADLEEVEAHGVIVISLPGAEAVAMELGAGAAHRLYRKITRRLRTKLRETDTLARLDVNTFAVLTAQTPNSQVMVDTIQALKELLAEPMTFGVRAYDLGDEIVMTAVSANPESLPEVAKD
- a CDS encoding adenylate/guanylate cyclase domain-containing protein — encoded protein: MRARLAQFLFGDPPQGQLPERVCRAIERQQHGSEILIAWVQLTIITFFGVLYAIAPKGFMNTEFAPVPWAIGAFFAFSVVRLALIHNGFSGRGISLVGVVVDILLLMALIWVFHIQYMQPAPFYLKAPTLLYAFIFITLRALRFDPLFVVVGGVTAALGWAGLVIYAIGDSADGMGVITRNFVEYTTGHWVLIGAEVDKIFVILTVTGVLALTLVRAKRLLYGAVSSETTAKDLSRFVTQEVVDRVTHADSEIQPGSCEMRTASVLFTDIEGFSTIAEKITPPQLMSGLNDYFATLSDIIEAHEGVIDQYQGDALLVTFNASRPDADHARHALEVALAIQETVAERRFGDRNLRFLTRCGINTGEVVVGAFGSRDRLLFTVHGDEVNVAARLEQMNKQYGTYVLATESTLTAAGNGFHVAPKGEVTVKGRSAPTQFSAVTREK
- a CDS encoding MBL fold metallo-hydrolase; amino-acid sequence: MQLTFLGTGAAFTVADGNFQSNMFVEASPIPDDPVNRRGLLLDCGSDIRWSMKAQGLDHTNVDALYISHLHADHVGGLEWLAFRRYFDPDCAPPDLFIHESLVDELWTHCLQAGLEGLKFGKADLETYFTLHSLPSGGTFQWQGLACRLVRLPHFICGDQQSHSYGLMMAINNRRTLLTTDSMFHPETLAPFYEEADVILQDCETLVNCESGAHAHYHRLLTLPEVWRERMWLYHYNDGGLPGADGFKGFAQPGQVISLA
- a CDS encoding ABC transporter permease → MTERLPHYVSDEPFVPQVDPTLSKEQERLYMASQWQMMWWRLKRHRLAVGSGLVLVLMYFSVLISEMLAPYSLHTRNTDFIYAPPQGIHLFDKGAFVGPFVYGLDYRLNMETLKREYTPNPDKIDRLRFFCRGDPYEFWGLIPMDFHLVCAPKDSTLFLLGTDRLGRDMFSRLIFGARISLSVGLLGITVSFILGITLGGMAGYFGGWVDNVIQRMIEILRSLPELPLWMALSAAVPINWNPVWVYFCITLILGLLDWPGLARAVRSKLLSLKEEDYVTAAEMMGAPPSRVIGRHLLPNFLSHLIASLTLAVPTMILGETALSFLGLGLRPPVTSWGVLLTEAQNIEAVVLYPWLMMPVVPVVITVLAFNFLGDGLRDAADPYHQ
- a CDS encoding ABC transporter permease, with product MAGYLVRRLLGMIFTLLVINALIFVIIQLPPGDFISAYIAELESQGEMVSPEKIEFLRAQYGLDKGPVEQYVDWMLGILQGDFGYSFEYNLPVVDVVGDRVPLSILLNVATIIFIYLVSFPIGVYSATHQYSWTDYGLSFLGFLGLATPNFLLALVLLYFANVWFGTSIGGLMDPTFIGQPWSVAKALSVLEHLWVPVVVIGTAGTAGMIRRLRANLLDELHKQYVVTARAKGVSPGKLLVKYPLRMALNPFVADIGNLLPQVVSGAVIVSTVMSLPTTGPILLQALQSQDIYLAGSFLFLLAVLTVFGMFISDVLLAVLDPRIRLTGGKAK
- a CDS encoding ABC transporter substrate-binding protein — encoded protein: MMRLGSLLALSLIVLATPARALVETPMLVEPVAAGTMPPVGERLPSVPSVVKLTGDDQPGRHGGTLRTLMGRAKDTRMMVVYGYARLVGYDTDFDIKPDLLEKVDVADGRVFTFHLRPGHKWSDGHPFTSEDFRYWWEDIANNPEMSPNGPPQMLAVDGQPPRVEFLDETTVRYSWDKPNPRFLSMLAGARPLYLFAPAHYLKSFHKKYQKPDALEQLVKNEKQRNWVALQFRMGRMYKTSNPDLPTLQPWVLRTKPPSDRFIFERNPFYHRIDEAGRQLPYIDRVIMSISDKKLIPAKVGAGDVDLQARYLSFNNYTFLKQGEKRNGYRVLLWRRTNGSQVALYPNLNTKDPVWRELMRQSDFRRALSMAIDRHEINQVIYYGLALEICDNTLPQSPLYHEDCATAWAQFDMDTANKMLDGLGLTERDDRGIRLLSNGQPLEIVVETAGESVEQTDVLSLIGDSWQKVGVKLYPKPLQRELLRNRVFSGATTMSVWWGLDNALVTPDMAPNELAPVNQNKLIWPKWGQYFETKGHAGEPIDYAPAAELMDLYNQWIVSKTTEERHKIWRRMLDLYASEALTIGTVAGVFQPVVVSDKLRNVPQEATYGWDPGAHLGIHRPDTFWFTDTGEGGQ